The Schistocerca gregaria isolate iqSchGreg1 chromosome 2, iqSchGreg1.2, whole genome shotgun sequence genome contains the following window.
atgaaggtggcttgttggctcgTGAAGGTCTAGGGAAAGCAaagggggagaagctgttgaggttcagtgggatgtggatagggtgtcttgaATCTCAATCCTACTCGCAAGATAAGCTCAGTGAACCTGAACGGGAGGAAGGCTTTAGGATTCTGAGTGTTTACGAAGGATTTTCAATCCTTTAccacatcactcatatccatgcaaCAGACCTAgctacaagacctgtcccatacatccaaccaccaccaccaccaccaccaccaccaccaccaccaccacctactgctccACCCTGGTCCCATTCACCAGCTGTCCCATCAAGAGCAGgaatacctgtgaaaccagtcattttataaataagctaagttgcaaccattgtgctgcattctatgatggcaggacaacaaacaagctgtctgtccacataaagGGCCACCTACCAACAGGGTAAGACACAAGTTTGCGGGATGCTCAACGAAACATCCTTCATTTCTATTACTGTTTCACTGCCTGAGACATACAGGTGATGCCCACAAACACCATCTTTTTCAAAtgtgaaggtgggaaccctccAGACAATATATTCTATGCTCCTACGACTCTCCACCTCAgttattcactcacacacacacacacacacacacacacacacacacacacacacacacacgaatatccagtgtcaggttcaagcataaaattctgaacaaccgTTTCACtggtaaaatttatattttacctCACCACCAATGAAGAACTTAtgtcaaagaaaaagatgaaaatatatgtgccacacaagacaacattaaagcgataactttaacatgtaattaagctactgaGGAAAGCGAAAATCTCACCTGCTAATTCCTCCTCTGCCTGCACTTGTTCTGGcacctgcaaaaaaattaaaaagctgaataaCTTTACATAGACTTAATTTAAGTGCAAATCAAAAACCTTGAAACGtggcagtggtatgtcatctcactgcacatgctcaTCTAAGTGTTAATAAGGTTGgtaaattaaatattgatagcaattaggaatcaggtgcagtgacaagtagataaatatggaattttataaatgtgaGATTGATGAAAACAGCATATTGATACAagttaagaatcacaaaatatttcaattttaattgaGCTTAACAGTATGAATTTAGTAGAGCTGCCGGCTGCCACATACAGCAACTGTCGCAGAGTAGGGCAAAGGTGTCCACAAAACGCAAGGAGGCAGGTTGGGAATTCAGATCATAGCTGATGGATGTTTGAAGGCTGGTGtaaggatactgccagtgaccaaaacaGAGGTACAGCATAGTTTTCTGGATTGAACACTCCTCAACTATGACCTGTTGTAGTATTCAAAAGGATCACAGAAGGGGAAATGAATAAcagacattataaaatcacagaTCGTAGAGATAGTGATTGGGTCCATCATGGCTACACTACATCTGCTGCTATCGGGCCAGGAATTtgtgaatggatcttggtcccacagAGCTATCTGAGGTTGGGCCACACAACAGAAGTGGAAatcgaactgttaaaagaactagtaaatttaATCCAGCCAGTTTTTTGCTATCCTTAAGGGTGCGACGACACAAAGTGTGCAACTGTTTATAAAGAATGTTGTTTGCCATCATAGAATGgtggttaaaaacatggagagcacatctctgcatgtgAGAAGAGCCCCAACATGGCTCAGTCAAATTAGGGACTGTGAAATTGCCCAGTAAAGttgaagtgcaagaatggaacattgttAGCAATGATATTTCATTTGTAAGTGGGGAAATAGTGTTTCTCGAAGGGTGACAGGGAGCATTAAATCTCTAATcatccttagaaagctgccatttgggtgggcacttaggtggggtaggagtcagaaaaTGGATGGCAAATGGGAAATGGTAACTTGATTTCGTACCATACATAATGATGGATCATCATCAGGGCAAATTCAGCAGTGCAGGAGAGGTCCAGATGGGGGTAGGAGTGAATGGAGTGTGAAATGAATGTGGGTACTCCCACAGGAAGCTAAATGAGGTTGGGGTGACAGGAGGTCAACGAAGAGGGCACctttctgacaggttctgggagagcccAAAGGGGAGCAGCAGAAACAGGTGAGGGAGTTGGCCAgcaagctggaagcagactgtcCAGTGACTTAGGGATGTAAACAGTAGAAATGGAAAAGTCAAGGTGAGGAAGTAAAAGGCAGACAGGAATAGCTAGAAGCTGAGTAGTCAGGAAGACTATCAACTTCATCCTTAATAAACAGCATGACTTCACTGCATGGCATGGAAACTTTCCCTGGGTGATGGTGTGAGTTTGGGGGGATgtcaaagcagactggaaataaatgaGAGAGTTCAAAGCAGGTCATGagcacacaattttgtttcctggaagcagaaAACAGGTAGAGGCTAcgattccaagagcagccataaatTCTCTTTGTTGATTCAAAGGCCACAAACACGCCACCAAAAGAGTGCCTTGATAATAAAGGGAAAAACGGGGAAAAAATGGAGAGGTGTCACCTCAGTGGCTATCGAGTGGTAGCTTTCGAAGGCTCACTGGAGCAGGTCACAGAGGCTGGAGAATCCACCTGTGAGGTCTACAGAGGTGTTAGCATTCTCATTCTGTCCATCCTTGGAATCCACAGCAGAAAAATGGCTGGAGATGCATACCAGCAACAAGGAGGTCAGTCAGCCAAGGAGGATCTCCAAGCGGATAAATAAGCAGATCATTTGCCGTTCtgtttggcagaggaagactcaaatgtttgttggctggaggaacaTGGAAAGATTTCATGGTAGTGTTCATTCTATCCTTCCTGGCATGTCAATTGTGTAGCAGATGATTTTCTCCTGTGAGGCATAAGTTATTGGCTTGTttgcacaggaggaggaggaggaggagcagagtgacgaagaagaggaggaggaggaggagcagagtgacgaagaagaggaggaggaggaggagcagagcgacgaagaagaggaggaggaggaggagcagagcgacgaagaagaggaggaggaggagaagcagggcgagaccgagaagcagggcgagaccgagaagcagggcgagaccgagaagcagggcgagaccgagaagcagggcgagaccgagaagcagggcgagaccgagaagcagcgccagaccgagaagcagcgccagaccgagaagcagcgccagaccgagaagcagcgccagaccgagaagcagcgccagaccgagaagcagcgccagaccgagaagcagcgccagaccgagaagcagcgccagaccgagaagcagcgccagaccgagaagcagcgcgagaccgagaagcagcgcgagaccgagaagcagcgcgagaccgagaagcagcgcgagaccgagaagcagcgcgagaccgagaagcagcgcgagaccgagaagcagcgcgagaccgagaagcagcgcgagaccgagaagcagcgcgagacagagaagcagcgcgagacagagaagcagcgcgagacagagaagcagcgcgagacagagaagcagcgcgagaccgagtaGCAGCGCGAGACCGAGTAGCAGCGCGAGACAGAGTAGCAGCGCGAGACAGAgtagcagcgcgagaccgagaagcagcgcgagaccgagaagcagcgcgagacagagaagcagcgcgagacagagaagcagcgcgagaccgagaagcagcgcgagacagagaagcagcgcgagaccgagaagcagcgcgagaccgagaagcagcgcgagaccgagaagcagcgcgagaccgagaagcagcgcgagaccgagaagcagcgcgagaccgagaagcagcgcgagaccgagaagcagcgcgagaccgagaagcagcgcgagaccgagaagcagcgcgagaccgagaagcagcgcgagaccgagaagcagcgcgagaccgagaagcagcgcgagaccgagaagcagcgcgagaccgagaagcagcgcgagaccgagaagcagcgcgagaccgagaagcagcgcgagaccgagaagcagcgcgagaccgagaagcagcgcgagaccgagaagcagcgcgagaccgagaagcagcgcgagaccgagaagcagcgcgagaccgagaagcagcgcgagaccgagaagcagcgcgagaccgagaagcagcgcgagaccgagaagcagcgcgagaccgagaagcagcgcgagaccgagaagcagcgcgagaccgagaagcagcgcgagaccgagaagcagcgcgagaccgagaagcagcgcgagaccgagaagcagcgcgagaccgagaagcagcgcgagaccgagaagcagcgcgagaccgagaagcagcgcgagaccgagaagcagcgcgagaccgagaagcagcgcgagaccgagaagcagcgcgagaccgagaagcagcgcgagaccgagaagcagcgcgagaccgagaagcagcgcgagaccgagaagcagcgcgagaccgagaagcagcgcgagaccgagaagcagcgcgagaccgagaagcagcgcgagaccgagaagcagcgcgagaccgagaagcagcgcgagaccgagaagcagcgcgagaccgagaagcagcgcgagaccgagaagcagcgcgagaccgagaagcagcgcgagaccgagaagcagcgcgagaccgagaagcagcgcgagaccgagaagcagcgcgagaccgagaagcagcgcgagaccgagaagcagcgcgagaccgagaagcagcgcgagaccgagaagcagcgcgagaccgagaagcagcgcgagaccgagaagcagcgcgagaccgagaagcagcgcgagaccgagaagcagcgcgagaccgagaagcagcgcgagaccgagaagcagcgcgagaccgagaagcagcgcgagaccgagaagcagcgcgagaccgagaagcagcgcgagaccgagaagcagcgcgagaccgagaagcagcgcgagaccgagaagcagcgcgagaccgagaagcagcgcgagaccgagaagcagcgcgagaccgagaagcagcgcgagaccgagaagcagcgcgagaccgagaagcagcgcgagaccgagaagcagcgcgagaccgagaagcagcgcgagaccgagaagcagcgcgagaccgagaagcagcgcgagaccgagaagcagcgcgagaccgagaagcagcgcgagaccgagaagcagcgcgagaccgagaagcagcgcgagaccgagaagcagcgcgagaccgagaagcagcgcgagaccgagaagcagcgcgagaccgagaagcagcgcgagaccgagaagcagcgcgagaccgagaagcagcgcgagaccgagaagcagcgcgagaccgagaagcagcgcgagaccgagaagcagcgcgagaccgagaagcagcgcgagaccgagaagcagcgcgagaccgagaagcagcgcgagaccgagaagcagcgcgagaccgagaagcagcgcgagaccgagaagcagcgcgagaccgagaagcagcgcgagaccgagaagcagcgcgagaccgagaagcagcgcgagaccgagaagcagcgcgagaccgagaagcagcgcgagaccgagaagcagcgcgagaccgagaagcagcgcgagaccgagaagcagcgcgagaccgagaagcagcgcgagaccgagaagcagcgcgagaccgagaagcagcgcgagaccgagaagcagcgcgagaccgagaagcagcgcgagaccgagaagcagcgcgagaccgagaagcagcgcgagaccgagaagcagcgcgagaccgagaagcagcgcgagaccgagaagcagcgcgagaccgagaagcagcgcgagaccgagaagcagcgcgagaccgagaagcagcgcgagaccgagaagcagcgcgagaccgagaagcagcgcgagaccgagaagcagcgcgagaccgagaagcagcgcgagaccgagaagcagcgcgagaccgagaagcagcgcgagaccgagaagcagcgcgagaccgagaagcagcgcgagaccgagaagcagcgcgagaccgagaagcagcgcgagaccgagaagcagcgcgagaccgagaagcagcgcgagaccgaga
Protein-coding sequences here:
- the LOC126331962 gene encoding trichohyalin-like: MANKVGYFSGVFFIEEEEEEEQSDEEEEEEEEQSDEEEEEEEEQSDEEEEEEEEQSDEEEEEEEKQGETEKQGETEKQGETEKQGETEKQGETEKQGETEKQRQTEKQRQTEKQRQTEKQRQTEKQRQTEKQRQTEKQRQTEKQRQTEKQRQTEKQRETEKQRETEKQRETEKQRETEKQRETEKQRETEKQRETEKQRETEKQRETEKQRETEKQRETEKQRETEKQQKQRETEKQRETEKQRETEKQRETEKQRETEKQRETEKQRETEKQRETEKQRETEKQRETEKQRETEKQRETEKQRETEKQRETEKQRETEKQRETEKQRETEKQRETEKQRETEKQRETEKQRETEKQRETEKQRETEKQRETEKQRETEKQRETEKQRETEKQRETEKQRETEKQRETEKQRETEKQRETEKQRETEKQRETEKQRETEKQRETEKQRETEKQRETEKQRETEKQRETEKQRETEKQRETEKQRETEKQRETEKQRETEKQRETEKQRETEKQRETEKQRETEKQRETEKQRETEKQRETEKQRETEKQRETEKQRETEKQRETEKQRETEKQRETEKQRETEKQRETEKQRETEKQRETEKQRETEKQRETEKQRETEKQRETEKQRETEKQRETEKQRETEKQRETEKQRETEKQRETEKQRETEKQRETEKQRETEKQRETEKQRETEKQRETEKQRETEKQRETEKQRETEKQRETEKQRETEKQRETEKQRETEKQRETEKQRETEKQRETEKQRETEKQRETEKQRETEKQRETEKQRETEKQRETEKQRETEKQRETEKQRETEKQRETEKQRETEKQRETEKQRETEKQRETEKQRETEKQRETEKQRETEKQRETEKQRETEKQRETEKQRETEKQRETEKQRETEKQRETEKQRETEKQRETEKQRETEKQRETEKQRETEKQRETEKQRETEKQRETEKQRETEKQRETEKQRETEKQRETEKQRETEKQRETEKQRETEKQRETEKQRETEKQRETEKQRETEKQRETEKQRETEKQRETEKQRETEKQRETEKQRETEKQRETEKQRETEKQRETEKQRETEKQRETEKQRETEKQRETEKQRETEKQRETEKQRETEKQRETEKQRETEKQRETEKQRETEKQRETEKQRETEKQRETEKQRETEKQRETEKQRETEKQRETEKQRETEKQRETEKQRETEKQRETEKQRETEKQRETEKQRETEKQRETEKQRETEKQRETEKQRETEKQRETEKQRETEKQRETEKQRETEKQRETEKQRETEKQRETEKQRETEKQRETEKQRETEKQRETEKQRETEKQRETEKQRETEKQRETEKQRETEKQRETEKQRETEKQRETEKQRETEKQRETEKQRETEKQRETEKQRETEKQRETEKQRETEKQRETEKQRETEKQRETEKQRETEKQRETEKQRETEKQRETEKQRETEKQRETEKQRETEKQRETEKQRETEKQRETEKQRETEKQRETEKQRETEKQRETEKQRETEKQRETEKQRETEKQRETEKQRETEKQRETEKQRETEKQRETEKQRETEKQRETEKQRETEKQRETEKQRETEKQRETEKQRETEKQRETEKQRETEKQRETEKQRETEKQRETEKQRETEKQRETEKQRETEKQRETEKQRETEKQRETEKQRETEKQRETEKQRETEKQRETEKQRETEKQRETEKQRETEKQRETEKQRETEKQRETEKQRETEKQRETEKQSETEKQSETEKQSETEKQSETEKQSETEKQSETEKQSETEKQSETEKQSETEKQSETEKQSETEKQSETEKQSETEKQSETEKQSETEKQSETEKQSETEKQSETEKQSETEKQSETEKQSETEKQSETEKQSETEKQSETEKQSETEKQSETEKQSETEKQSETEKQSETEKQSETEKQNETEKQNETEMGLCLLDGTAIFLAAIQATFPLSTSTTLESRTSPVQFAVLT